A window of the Bradyrhizobium ottawaense genome harbors these coding sequences:
- the flgB gene encoding flagellar basal body rod protein FlgB has protein sequence MAINDLPILSALRTKMQWHQERQRVLAENISNANTPNFKPSDLVEPKFDKAGSSVGAGFGSLAMMRTSASHIGVSGSAQSFNGDGGKSGFLTKPAGNAVNLEDQMLKVSANQMDYAAATSLYTRSLGMLKTAIGKR, from the coding sequence ATGGCCATCAACGATCTTCCGATCCTGTCGGCGTTGCGCACCAAGATGCAGTGGCATCAGGAGCGCCAGCGGGTGCTCGCCGAGAACATTTCCAATGCCAATACCCCGAACTTCAAGCCGAGCGACCTGGTCGAGCCGAAATTCGACAAGGCCGGGTCTAGCGTCGGCGCGGGATTCGGATCGCTGGCGATGATGCGCACCAGCGCCAGCCATATCGGCGTCTCCGGCAGCGCGCAGAGTTTCAACGGCGACGGCGGCAAGAGCGGCTTTTTGACCAAGCCCGCCGGCAATGCCGTCAATCTCGAAGACCAGATGCTGAAGGTCTCCGCCAACCAGATGGATTACGCGGCCGCCACCTCGCTCTACACGCGCAGCCTCGGAATGCTCAAGACCGCCATCGGAAAGCGCTGA
- the flgC gene encoding flagellar basal body rod protein FlgC, with product MADDASDFARSMSIATSGLRAQAGRMRVISENIANADSTAQTASGDPYRRKVPTFSSALDRTLDAKVVTLGKVRPDQSAFRVKYEPSNPAADAQGNVKYPNVNPLIEMTDMREAQRSYEANLNVISATRRMIQRTLDILKA from the coding sequence ATGGCAGATGATGCAAGTGACTTCGCCCGCTCGATGAGCATCGCGACGTCTGGCCTGCGCGCGCAGGCGGGACGCATGCGGGTGATCTCGGAAAACATCGCGAACGCGGATTCCACGGCGCAAACGGCTTCGGGCGATCCCTATCGCCGCAAGGTGCCGACCTTCTCGTCCGCGCTCGATCGCACGCTGGACGCCAAGGTCGTGACGCTCGGCAAGGTGCGCCCGGACCAGTCGGCGTTTCGCGTCAAATACGAACCGAGCAATCCGGCCGCCGACGCCCAGGGCAACGTCAAATATCCCAACGTCAATCCGCTGATCGAAATGACCGACATGCGCGAGGCGCAGCGGTCCTACGAGGCCAACCTCAACGTCATCAGCGCCACGCGCCGCATGATCCAACGCACGCTCGACATCCTCAAGGCCTGA
- the fliE gene encoding flagellar hook-basal body complex protein FliE: MASPTVAANAYAALSRMMESGGAEKGAQTGGGSAPSFSALLKDAVGSVLESGKKSDAQTMAMTSGKANVMDVVTAVAETDVAVSTLVSVRDRVIQSYEDIMKMPI, from the coding sequence ATGGCTTCACCGACCGTTGCTGCAAACGCCTACGCCGCGCTTTCCCGCATGATGGAATCCGGCGGCGCCGAGAAGGGTGCCCAGACGGGTGGCGGCAGCGCGCCGTCCTTCTCCGCGCTGCTCAAGGATGCGGTCGGCAGCGTGCTGGAGTCCGGCAAGAAGTCCGACGCCCAGACCATGGCGATGACGTCGGGCAAGGCCAACGTCATGGACGTGGTGACGGCAGTCGCCGAAACCGACGTCGCGGTCTCCACCCTGGTCTCGGTGCGCGACCGCGTGATCCAGTCCTACGAAGACATCATGAAGATGCCGATCTGA
- the fliQ gene encoding flagellar biosynthesis protein FliQ: MTGAETLDVARDAIWTIVVVSSPLMVVGLVVGVVVSLFQALTQIQEQTLIFVPKILAIFVTLLLALPFMADSLHSHMMRISSRIIGG; this comes from the coding sequence ATGACCGGTGCTGAAACCCTCGACGTGGCGCGCGATGCAATCTGGACCATCGTCGTGGTGTCGTCGCCGCTGATGGTGGTCGGCCTCGTGGTCGGCGTCGTGGTGTCGCTGTTCCAGGCGCTGACGCAGATCCAGGAGCAGACGCTGATCTTCGTGCCGAAGATTCTGGCGATCTTCGTCACATTACTGCTGGCGCTGCCGTTCATGGCGGACTCGCTGCACAGTCACATGATGCGGATATCGTCGCGAATCATAGGCGGTTGA
- the fliR gene encoding flagellar biosynthetic protein FliR yields MRIDISLLPALAATFMLVFARVGAMVMLMPGFGETNIPVRVKLSIALLLTLIILPLHRAAYHVDMTSMAALLVLMLHEIVIGIVLGATARVTLSALSVAGSVIAQQLGLGFVTAVDPTQGQQGLLIGNFLTILGLTLLFATDSHHLVIAALNESYRIFSPGEVMSSGDVAALATRAFAAAFKIGMQLSAPFLVFGLVFNIGLGVLARLMPQMQVYFVGVPLSIMVGFLIFALVITAMMGTYLNYFVGVMHELTPLN; encoded by the coding sequence ATGCGCATCGATATTTCCCTGCTGCCGGCCCTCGCCGCCACCTTCATGCTGGTGTTTGCCCGGGTCGGGGCGATGGTGATGCTGATGCCGGGATTCGGCGAGACCAATATCCCGGTTCGCGTCAAGCTCTCGATCGCGCTCTTGCTGACGCTGATCATCCTGCCGCTGCACCGCGCCGCCTATCACGTCGACATGACGTCGATGGCCGCGCTGCTGGTCTTGATGCTGCATGAGATCGTCATCGGCATCGTGCTCGGCGCCACCGCGCGCGTAACGCTGTCGGCGCTGTCGGTTGCGGGTTCGGTGATCGCCCAGCAACTCGGCCTCGGCTTCGTCACAGCTGTCGATCCGACCCAGGGACAGCAGGGTCTTCTGATCGGCAACTTCCTCACCATTCTCGGTTTGACGCTGCTGTTTGCGACCGACAGTCATCATCTCGTCATCGCGGCGCTGAACGAGAGCTACCGGATCTTCTCGCCTGGCGAGGTGATGTCGAGCGGTGATGTCGCCGCCCTTGCCACCCGCGCGTTTGCCGCCGCCTTCAAGATCGGCATGCAGCTTTCGGCGCCGTTCCTGGTGTTCGGCCTCGTCTTCAACATCGGTCTTGGCGTGCTGGCGCGGCTGATGCCGCAGATGCAGGTCTATTTCGTCGGCGTGCCACTCTCGATCATGGTCGGCTTCCTGATTTTCGCGCTCGTCATCACCGCGATGATGGGAACCTACCTGAATTACTTCGTCGGCGTCATGCACGAGCTGACGCCGCTGAACTAG
- the flhB gene encoding flagellar biosynthesis protein FlhB: MADDSDDKTEDPTQKRLDDAHARGDVAKSQEVNTWFVIAGGTLVLSTFSGSMGGGILTPLRNVIANAGQIHADGAALLSLANLLGTAVLGAVGVPFLMLMIAAVAGNMIQHRLVWSAESLSPKFSKVSPGAGFKRIFGKQAAANFVKGIFKLIALGAVMMAVLWPERLRLESFLRFDPDVILNVTTNLTLQVLGAVVAMLAAVAIADYFFQYRQWYERQKMSLQEVKDEYKQSEGDPHIKGRIRQLRMQKAKKRMMAAVPKASVIITNPTHYSIALSYDRGMAAPICVAKGVDNIAFKIREVAKAHDIPIVENVPLARALYATVEIDDEIPVEHYHAVAEIIGYVMGLKRGFSGRR, from the coding sequence ATGGCCGACGACAGCGACGATAAAACAGAAGACCCTACACAAAAACGTCTCGACGACGCGCATGCGCGCGGAGACGTTGCCAAAAGCCAGGAGGTCAATACCTGGTTCGTGATCGCGGGCGGCACGCTGGTGCTGTCGACCTTTTCGGGCTCGATGGGCGGCGGCATCCTGACGCCGCTGCGCAACGTCATCGCCAATGCCGGCCAGATCCATGCCGACGGGGCGGCGCTGCTCTCGCTCGCCAACTTGCTTGGCACGGCGGTACTCGGCGCCGTCGGCGTGCCGTTCCTGATGCTGATGATTGCGGCGGTCGCGGGCAACATGATCCAGCACCGGCTGGTGTGGTCGGCGGAATCGCTGTCGCCCAAGTTCAGCAAAGTGTCGCCGGGGGCCGGATTCAAGCGCATCTTCGGCAAGCAGGCGGCGGCGAATTTCGTCAAGGGTATTTTCAAGCTGATCGCGCTCGGCGCCGTCATGATGGCCGTGCTGTGGCCGGAGCGCCTTCGGCTGGAGTCGTTCCTGCGGTTCGACCCGGACGTTATCCTGAACGTTACCACCAACCTGACGCTGCAGGTGTTGGGCGCTGTCGTGGCGATGCTGGCCGCGGTCGCGATCGCGGACTATTTCTTCCAGTACCGGCAGTGGTACGAGCGGCAGAAGATGTCGCTGCAGGAGGTCAAGGACGAGTACAAGCAGTCCGAAGGCGACCCCCATATCAAGGGCCGGATCCGGCAGTTGCGGATGCAAAAGGCCAAGAAGCGCATGATGGCCGCGGTTCCCAAGGCCAGCGTCATCATCACCAACCCGACCCACTATTCGATCGCGTTGTCCTACGACCGCGGCATGGCAGCGCCGATCTGCGTTGCCAAGGGCGTCGACAACATCGCGTTCAAGATCCGAGAAGTCGCCAAGGCGCACGACATTCCGATCGTGGAAAACGTGCCCCTGGCGCGCGCACTCTATGCCACGGTGGAGATCGACGACGAAATCCCGGTCGAACACTACCATGCGGTCGCCGAGATCATCGGCTACGTCATGGGCCTGAAGCGCGGGTTTTCCGGCCGTCGGTGA